From a region of the Geothrix sp. 21YS21S-2 genome:
- a CDS encoding aldo/keto reductase: MEKRRLGRSDLMITSLGVGAWAMGGNNWAFGWGPQDDADSIAAIHAALEAGWNWIDTAPVYGLGHSEEVVARALQGLADRPMVFTKCGLVWDEDRKVSGRLKRESVVRECEESLRRLGVDTLDLYQIHWPDPSPDIEEAWEAIRGLKAQGKIRWAGVCNFNPQQLARLGWPEEVASLQPPYSVISPEVETELLPLCAREGVGVIVYSPMKSGLLTGKMTRERVAAMPDDDFRKGKAQFQEPRLTRNLALADLLGAIGARHGRSAGEAAIAWCLRRPQVTGAIVGVRSAAQVAGVAGAANFRLSQHEESEIADFMAAHPA, from the coding sequence ATGGAAAAGCGGCGGCTGGGCAGGAGCGACCTGATGATCACCTCCCTGGGCGTGGGCGCCTGGGCCATGGGGGGCAACAACTGGGCCTTCGGCTGGGGCCCCCAGGACGACGCGGACTCCATCGCGGCCATCCACGCCGCGCTTGAGGCCGGCTGGAACTGGATCGACACGGCCCCCGTGTACGGCCTGGGGCACTCGGAGGAGGTGGTGGCCCGGGCTCTCCAGGGGCTGGCGGACCGCCCCATGGTCTTCACCAAGTGCGGCCTGGTGTGGGACGAGGACCGGAAGGTCTCGGGGCGCCTCAAGCGCGAGTCGGTGGTGCGCGAGTGCGAGGAGAGCCTCCGGCGCCTGGGGGTCGACACCCTCGACCTCTACCAGATCCACTGGCCCGACCCGTCCCCCGACATCGAGGAGGCCTGGGAGGCCATCCGGGGCCTCAAGGCCCAGGGCAAGATCCGGTGGGCCGGCGTGTGCAACTTCAACCCGCAGCAGCTGGCGCGCCTGGGCTGGCCGGAGGAGGTCGCCTCCCTGCAGCCGCCCTACTCCGTCATCTCCCCCGAGGTGGAGACGGAACTCCTGCCGCTGTGCGCCCGGGAGGGCGTGGGGGTGATCGTCTACAGCCCCATGAAGAGCGGCCTGCTCACCGGCAAGATGACCCGGGAGCGGGTGGCCGCCATGCCCGATGACGACTTCCGCAAGGGCAAGGCCCAGTTCCAGGAGCCCAGGCTCACAAGGAACCTGGCCCTTGCCGACCTGCTCGGGGCCATCGGGGCCCGCCACGGACGCTCCGCGGGGGAGGCCGCGATCGCCTGGTGCCTCCGCCGCCCCCAGGTCACCGGGGCCATCGTGGGGGTGCGCAGCGCCGCCCAGGTGGCGGGGGTGGCCGGAGCCGCAAATTTCCGCCTCTCCCAGCACGAGGAGTCGGAAATCGCCGACTTCATGGCCGCGCATCCGGCGTAG
- a CDS encoding Rrf2 family transcriptional regulator, translated as MATGYALRALSALPEDGSYLLAKELAGRVELPGPYLAKVLQTLAHGGILESMRGPHGGFRLARPAASITVGEVVAILNTMDTTTVCVMGFTDCLSKGKPCPLHVAWCDAKATLDHTMAEVTISDLYRLDLSTLKVVPRVKCMAEGAV; from the coding sequence ATGGCGACCGGCTATGCCCTGCGCGCGCTTTCCGCGCTGCCCGAGGACGGGTCCTACCTCCTGGCCAAGGAGCTCGCGGGCCGCGTGGAACTCCCCGGGCCCTACCTGGCCAAGGTCCTCCAGACCCTGGCCCACGGCGGCATCCTGGAGTCCATGCGGGGGCCCCACGGCGGCTTCCGGCTGGCCCGCCCCGCGGCCTCCATCACGGTGGGCGAGGTGGTGGCCATCCTGAACACCATGGACACCACCACCGTCTGCGTCATGGGCTTCACCGACTGCCTGAGCAAGGGGAAGCCCTGCCCGCTGCACGTCGCCTGGTGCGACGCCAAGGCCACCCTCGACCACACCATGGCCGAGGTGACCATCAGCGATCTCTACCGCCTGGACCTCTCGACCCTGAAGGTGGTGCCCCGCGTGAAGTGCATGGCGGAGGGAGCGGTCTGA
- a CDS encoding molybdopterin-dependent oxidoreductase: MSKPLTRRDFLREGGLCATAATLASSPLAAAAVAKGAPKGPGIAWAKAPCRFCGVGCGVMVGSRQGRVVAVKGDDQHPGSKGLLCAKGYSLPGILTGGDRLTSPLIRKNGRLVKATWDEALDLVARRFKETLAAKGPEAVAIYGSGQWMITDGYAATKWFRAGMGSNNVEANARLCMASAVTGFMSTFGSDEPMGCFEDLALCDVLIMWGNNMAEAHPVLFGQVLESKGANPAKRIVDLATRRTPTSDFADSHLLMAPQSDLAIANGIAHLLLKKGAVDKAFVEKHVVFKRGKEQIGYGLADKSRFADEAKKVTFEEYAAFLETYTPEHVARLSGLSVAALEQLAGYFADPKLKVMSVWCMGVNQHSRGTWMNNLIYNLHLLTGKICKPGSTAYSVTGQPSACGTVREVGDLAHRLPADMVVMNPEHRAIAAKIWKVPVERINPKPGYHTVEMFRALDRGDVTCMWIQVTNPFVSLPNVDRFRKGARKDGRFIVVSDVYPTETTGFADVVLPSAMWVEREGFFGNSDRRTQHWDQLAEPPKGCLPDDWQIVEVARRMGMGDLFPRDRATYVKDLYEEYRQFTVGTGKDIGTYEELKANRGLRWPVVKGKETARRYVEGEDPYVKAGEGISFYKNKADGGRAVVWLRPWEGPAEVPDAEYPLWFTTGRMLEHWHTGTMTRRVPQLNRAQPKGFLEIHPEDAKAVGVADGGLVKVTSRRGSVTLPCRFEARGQVPRGTVYTSFFDESQLINAVTQDSICPISAEPDYKKCACKVEKA, translated from the coding sequence ATGTCCAAGCCCCTGACCCGACGCGATTTCCTTCGCGAGGGTGGCCTCTGCGCCACCGCCGCGACCCTGGCTTCCTCTCCCCTGGCCGCCGCCGCGGTGGCCAAGGGGGCCCCCAAGGGGCCCGGCATCGCCTGGGCCAAGGCCCCCTGCCGCTTCTGCGGCGTGGGCTGCGGCGTAATGGTGGGAAGCCGGCAGGGCAGGGTGGTCGCCGTGAAGGGCGACGACCAGCACCCGGGAAGCAAGGGCCTCCTGTGCGCCAAGGGCTACAGCCTCCCGGGCATCCTCACCGGCGGCGACCGGCTCACCTCGCCCCTGATCCGGAAGAACGGAAGGCTGGTGAAGGCCACCTGGGACGAGGCCCTGGACCTGGTGGCCCGCAGATTCAAGGAGACCCTCGCCGCCAAGGGCCCCGAGGCCGTGGCCATCTACGGCAGCGGCCAGTGGATGATCACCGACGGCTACGCGGCCACCAAGTGGTTCCGGGCCGGCATGGGCAGCAACAACGTGGAGGCCAACGCCCGGCTGTGCATGGCCAGCGCCGTCACGGGGTTCATGAGCACCTTCGGCAGCGACGAGCCCATGGGCTGCTTCGAGGACCTGGCCCTGTGCGACGTGCTGATCATGTGGGGCAACAACATGGCCGAGGCCCACCCGGTGCTCTTCGGCCAGGTGCTGGAGAGCAAGGGCGCCAACCCCGCCAAGCGCATCGTGGACCTCGCCACGCGGCGCACCCCCACCTCCGACTTCGCCGACAGCCACCTGCTCATGGCCCCCCAGAGCGACCTGGCCATCGCCAACGGCATCGCGCACCTGCTCCTGAAGAAGGGCGCCGTGGACAAGGCCTTCGTGGAAAAGCACGTGGTCTTCAAGCGGGGCAAGGAACAGATCGGCTACGGCCTGGCGGACAAGTCCAGGTTCGCCGACGAGGCGAAGAAGGTCACCTTCGAGGAGTACGCGGCCTTCCTGGAGACCTACACGCCCGAGCACGTGGCCAGGCTCAGCGGCCTTTCCGTGGCCGCCCTGGAGCAGCTGGCGGGGTATTTCGCCGACCCGAAGCTCAAGGTGATGTCGGTGTGGTGCATGGGCGTGAACCAGCACAGCCGGGGCACCTGGATGAACAACCTCATCTACAACCTCCACCTCCTCACCGGCAAGATCTGCAAGCCCGGCTCCACGGCCTACTCCGTCACGGGCCAGCCCAGCGCCTGCGGAACCGTGCGGGAAGTGGGCGACCTCGCCCACCGGCTCCCGGCCGACATGGTGGTCATGAACCCCGAGCACCGGGCCATCGCGGCGAAGATCTGGAAGGTGCCGGTGGAGCGCATCAACCCCAAGCCCGGCTACCACACGGTGGAGATGTTCCGGGCCCTGGACCGGGGCGACGTCACCTGCATGTGGATCCAGGTCACCAACCCCTTCGTGAGCCTGCCCAACGTGGACCGCTTCCGCAAGGGGGCCCGCAAGGACGGGCGGTTCATCGTGGTGTCGGACGTCTATCCCACGGAGACCACCGGGTTCGCCGACGTGGTGCTCCCCAGCGCCATGTGGGTCGAGCGGGAGGGCTTCTTCGGCAACAGCGACCGGCGCACCCAGCACTGGGACCAGCTGGCCGAGCCCCCCAAGGGCTGCCTCCCCGACGACTGGCAGATCGTCGAAGTGGCCCGCCGCATGGGCATGGGCGACCTCTTCCCCAGGGACCGGGCCACCTACGTGAAGGACCTCTACGAGGAATACCGGCAGTTCACGGTGGGCACCGGCAAGGACATCGGCACCTACGAGGAGCTCAAGGCGAACCGGGGCCTGCGCTGGCCCGTGGTGAAGGGGAAGGAGACCGCCCGCCGCTACGTGGAGGGGGAGGATCCCTACGTGAAGGCCGGGGAAGGCATCTCGTTCTACAAGAACAAGGCCGACGGCGGCAGGGCCGTGGTGTGGCTGCGCCCCTGGGAAGGCCCCGCGGAGGTCCCGGACGCCGAGTACCCGCTGTGGTTCACCACCGGCCGCATGCTGGAGCACTGGCACACCGGCACCATGACCCGGCGCGTCCCCCAGCTGAACAGGGCCCAGCCCAAGGGCTTCCTGGAGATCCACCCCGAGGACGCCAAGGCCGTCGGCGTAGCCGACGGCGGCCTCGTGAAGGTCACCTCCCGACGGGGCAGCGTCACGCTGCCGTGCCGCTTCGAGGCCCGGGGCCAGGTGCCCAGGGGCACCGTCTACACGTCGTTCTTCGACGAGTCCCAGCTCATCAACGCCGTCACCCAGGACAGCATCTGCCCCATCAGCGCCGAGCCGGACTACAAGAAGTGCGCCTGCAAGGTGGAGAAGGCATGA
- a CDS encoding ammonia-forming cytochrome c nitrite reductase subunit c552 produces MTETKPPLFNRPAFRLGLIAAAAAAGTILVLLLNANISKHKAEASKTSVRVVDMDEKSVDPAIWGKNFPRQYDGYLRTIERSGTKYGGGGSETLAISKLTEDPRLPVIFDGYAFALDYRQRRGHAYMLDDQRATKRVTDRPQPGACLHCHASTTVPYREAGIKAGAPGSLDEALDSPNAQAQLQAGFQAVGKLPYAEATKLVKHPVACIDCHDPKTMALRVTKPGFINGIDALARSGEPVPHLPSIETWRKGDRSRNYDANMDASRQEMRSMVCGQCHVEYYCGPKTTLFFPWNKGLKVEQIEATYSDYKFSDGHRFFDWKHKRTGAEVLKAQHPEFEMWSQGVHARSGVSCADCHMPYVREGALKISDHQVRSPLLNISRACQTCHRFPEAELKARVEAIQDKTHTLMLRAEDAVVALINDLEKAKNDGIPETALGDIFELQRKAQWRTDFVNAENSMGFHAPQEVARILGEAIDFARQGQLALRDLRDKTKTAKK; encoded by the coding sequence ATGACCGAGACCAAGCCGCCCCTGTTCAACCGACCCGCCTTCAGGCTGGGCCTCATCGCCGCCGCGGCCGCGGCTGGCACGATCCTCGTGCTCCTGCTCAACGCCAACATCTCCAAGCACAAGGCAGAGGCCTCCAAGACCAGCGTGCGCGTGGTGGACATGGACGAGAAGTCCGTGGATCCCGCGATCTGGGGCAAGAACTTCCCCCGCCAGTATGACGGCTACCTGCGCACCATCGAACGCTCCGGAACCAAGTACGGCGGCGGCGGCAGCGAGACCCTGGCCATCAGCAAGCTCACCGAGGACCCGCGCCTGCCCGTCATCTTCGACGGCTACGCCTTCGCCCTGGACTACCGCCAGCGCCGGGGCCACGCCTACATGCTGGACGACCAGCGCGCCACCAAGCGCGTCACGGACCGCCCCCAGCCCGGCGCCTGCCTCCACTGCCACGCGTCGACCACCGTGCCCTACCGCGAGGCCGGCATCAAGGCCGGGGCGCCCGGCAGCCTCGACGAGGCCCTGGACAGCCCCAACGCCCAGGCCCAGCTCCAGGCCGGGTTCCAGGCCGTCGGCAAGCTCCCCTACGCCGAGGCCACCAAGCTCGTGAAGCACCCCGTGGCCTGCATCGACTGCCACGATCCCAAGACCATGGCCCTGCGCGTGACCAAGCCCGGCTTCATCAACGGCATCGACGCCCTGGCCCGGAGCGGCGAGCCGGTGCCCCACCTGCCCTCCATCGAGACCTGGCGCAAGGGCGACCGTTCCCGGAACTACGACGCCAACATGGACGCCTCCCGGCAGGAGATGCGCTCCATGGTCTGCGGCCAGTGCCACGTGGAATACTACTGCGGCCCCAAGACCACCCTCTTCTTCCCCTGGAACAAGGGCCTGAAGGTCGAGCAGATCGAGGCCACCTACTCCGACTACAAGTTCTCCGACGGGCACCGGTTCTTCGACTGGAAGCACAAGCGCACCGGCGCCGAGGTCCTCAAGGCCCAGCACCCCGAGTTCGAGATGTGGAGCCAGGGCGTCCACGCCCGGTCCGGCGTGTCCTGCGCCGACTGCCACATGCCCTACGTGCGTGAAGGCGCCCTGAAGATCAGCGACCACCAGGTGCGCAGCCCCCTGCTCAACATCTCCCGCGCCTGCCAGACCTGCCACCGCTTCCCCGAGGCCGAGCTCAAGGCCCGCGTCGAGGCCATCCAGGACAAGACCCACACCCTTATGCTCCGCGCCGAGGACGCCGTGGTGGCGCTCATCAACGACCTGGAGAAGGCCAAGAACGACGGCATCCCCGAGACCGCCCTGGGCGACATCTTCGAGCTGCAGCGCAAGGCCCAGTGGCGCACGGACTTCGTCAACGCCGAGAACTCCATGGGCTTCCACGCGCCCCAGGAAGTGGCCCGCATCCTCGGCGAGGCCATCGACTTCGCCCGCCAGGGCCAGCTCGCCCTGCGCGACCTGCGGGACAAGACCAAGACCGCCAAGAAGTAA
- the aqpZ gene encoding aquaporin Z has product MPLTHRLSAEVFGTFWLVLGGCGSAVLAAAFPGVGIGLHGVSLAFGLTVLTMAYAVGPISGCHLNPAVTLGLAVGGRFAWKDVAPYWAAQVAGAVLAGGVLFLIASGKPLFQAGGFASNGYGLHSPGQYSLGSAFLTEVVMTFFFLFVILGATSRKAPAGFAPIAIGLCLTLIHLVSIPVTNTSVNPARSTGVAFFADGGWALGQLWLFWVAPLAGAALAGLVFPRLDKDS; this is encoded by the coding sequence GTGCCACTGACCCATCGTTTGTCCGCGGAAGTCTTCGGAACCTTCTGGCTGGTGCTGGGCGGCTGCGGCAGCGCCGTGCTGGCCGCGGCCTTCCCCGGCGTGGGCATCGGCCTGCACGGCGTGAGCCTGGCCTTCGGGCTCACCGTCCTCACCATGGCCTACGCCGTGGGCCCCATCTCAGGCTGCCACCTGAACCCGGCCGTGACCCTGGGGCTGGCCGTGGGCGGGCGCTTCGCGTGGAAGGACGTCGCCCCCTACTGGGCCGCGCAGGTTGCGGGCGCGGTCCTCGCGGGCGGGGTGCTCTTCCTCATCGCCTCCGGCAAGCCCCTGTTCCAGGCCGGCGGGTTCGCCAGCAACGGGTACGGCCTCCACAGCCCCGGGCAGTATTCGCTGGGCTCGGCCTTCCTCACGGAGGTCGTGATGACCTTCTTCTTCCTGTTCGTGATCCTCGGCGCCACGTCCCGCAAGGCGCCCGCCGGGTTCGCCCCCATCGCCATCGGCCTGTGCCTGACCCTCATCCACCTGGTGAGCATCCCCGTGACCAACACCAGCGTGAACCCCGCCCGGAGCACCGGGGTGGCCTTCTTCGCGGACGGGGGCTGGGCCCTGGGGCAACTGTGGCTGTTCTGGGTGGCTCCGCTGGCCGGGGCCGCCCTGGCGGGCCTCGTGTTCCCCAGGCTGGACAAGGATTCATAG
- the hcp gene encoding hydroxylamine reductase, with protein MFCNQCEQAAKGTGCEDFGICGKDEDVQSLQETLLYGLKGMAAYAHHARRLGKVDDSVSAFMEEALFATMTNVNFDVPSLLELVLECGKQNLRVMQLLDEGHVERYGQPAVGAVATGTRPQPGILVTGHDMVDLENLLAQVAGTDVLVYTHGEMLPAHMYPVLKNHPNLAGHYGGAWQLQKSEFEAFGGAILATTNCILEPRESYRDRVFTTRVTAVPGGTRLRGDDFASVIARAKALGPLPERTGPSLTVGFHQSVILGAAPAILEAVAKGEVTRFFVIGGCDGAEPGRNYFSDYAKNAPATSFILTLGCGKFRILDHDYGTLLGLPRLLDMGQCNNAYGAIQVAAGLAGALNCGVNDLPLTIVLSWFEQKAVAVLLTLLHLGVRNIAVGPAAPAFLSPNVFKVLQDAYGLKLTGTDALADLALV; from the coding sequence ATGTTCTGCAACCAGTGTGAGCAGGCCGCCAAAGGCACCGGCTGCGAGGATTTCGGCATCTGCGGCAAGGACGAGGACGTCCAGTCGCTGCAGGAGACCCTCCTCTACGGCCTCAAGGGCATGGCCGCCTACGCCCACCACGCCCGGCGCCTGGGCAAGGTGGACGATTCCGTCTCGGCCTTCATGGAGGAGGCCCTCTTCGCCACCATGACCAACGTCAACTTCGACGTGCCCAGCCTCCTGGAGCTGGTGCTGGAGTGCGGCAAGCAGAACCTCCGGGTCATGCAGCTCCTCGACGAGGGCCACGTGGAGCGCTACGGACAGCCCGCCGTGGGCGCCGTGGCCACGGGCACCCGCCCGCAGCCCGGCATCCTCGTCACCGGCCACGACATGGTGGACCTGGAGAACCTCCTGGCCCAGGTGGCGGGCACGGATGTCCTGGTGTACACCCACGGCGAGATGCTGCCGGCCCACATGTATCCGGTCCTGAAGAACCACCCCAACCTGGCCGGTCATTACGGCGGGGCCTGGCAGCTGCAGAAGTCCGAGTTCGAGGCCTTCGGCGGCGCCATCCTGGCCACCACCAACTGCATCCTGGAGCCCCGCGAATCCTACCGGGACCGCGTCTTCACCACGCGCGTCACGGCCGTTCCCGGCGGCACCCGGCTGCGCGGCGACGACTTCGCCTCCGTCATCGCCCGGGCCAAGGCCCTGGGACCGCTGCCGGAGCGCACCGGGCCTTCGCTGACCGTGGGCTTCCACCAGAGCGTGATCCTGGGCGCGGCGCCCGCCATCCTCGAGGCGGTGGCCAAGGGCGAGGTGACCCGGTTCTTCGTCATCGGCGGCTGCGACGGGGCGGAACCCGGGCGCAACTACTTCAGCGACTACGCGAAGAACGCGCCGGCCACCTCGTTCATCCTGACCCTCGGCTGCGGCAAGTTCCGCATCCTGGACCACGACTACGGCACGCTCCTGGGCCTGCCCCGGCTCCTGGACATGGGGCAGTGCAACAACGCGTACGGCGCCATCCAGGTCGCCGCCGGCCTGGCCGGCGCCCTCAACTGCGGCGTCAACGACCTGCCCCTGACGATTGTCCTCTCATGGTTCGAGCAGAAGGCCGTGGCCGTGCTCCTCACCCTCCTCCACCTGGGCGTGAGGAACATCGCCGTGGGCCCGGCCGCCCCCGCCTTCCTCAGCCCGAACGTCTTCAAGGTGCTCCAGGACGCCTACGGGCTGAAGCTCACAGGAACGGATGCCCTGGCGGACCTGGCCCTGGTATGA
- a CDS encoding class I fructose-bisphosphate aldolase — protein sequence MTARVKEILSWYGSDSPGVKANLARLMNTGKLAGTGKFVILPVDQGFEHGPARSFAPNPAGYDPRYHVELAIEAGCNAYAAPLGFLEAVAGDYAGDIPLILKLNNSDSLAKVGEPCSAVTGSVEDALRLGCTAIGYTIYPGSGERNAQYEALRELVLEAKAVGLPTVVWAYPRGAGVSKEGETALDVVAYAAQMAAQMGAHIIKVKPPKDFLEQAEAKKVYEKYAIPSATLRDRIRHVVQSAFNGRRIVIFSGGEAKGTEEVLAEVREIAAGGGFGSIMGRNAFQRPKKDALELLAAVMAIHAGA from the coding sequence ATGACCGCTCGCGTCAAAGAAATCCTATCGTGGTACGGCTCGGACAGCCCGGGCGTGAAGGCCAACCTTGCCCGCCTCATGAACACCGGGAAGCTGGCCGGCACCGGCAAGTTCGTGATCCTGCCCGTGGACCAGGGCTTCGAGCACGGCCCCGCCCGCAGCTTCGCCCCCAACCCCGCCGGCTACGACCCGCGCTACCACGTGGAGCTGGCCATCGAGGCCGGGTGCAACGCCTACGCGGCGCCCCTGGGCTTCCTGGAGGCCGTGGCCGGCGACTACGCCGGGGACATCCCCCTGATCCTCAAGCTCAACAACAGCGACAGCCTGGCCAAGGTGGGCGAGCCCTGCTCGGCGGTGACCGGCTCGGTGGAGGACGCGCTGCGCCTGGGCTGCACCGCCATCGGCTACACCATCTACCCCGGCAGCGGGGAGCGCAACGCCCAGTACGAGGCCCTGCGCGAGCTGGTCCTGGAGGCCAAGGCCGTGGGGCTGCCCACCGTGGTGTGGGCCTATCCCCGGGGCGCGGGCGTCTCCAAGGAGGGCGAGACCGCGCTCGACGTGGTGGCCTACGCCGCGCAGATGGCGGCGCAGATGGGCGCGCACATCATCAAGGTGAAACCCCCGAAGGATTTCCTGGAACAGGCCGAGGCCAAGAAGGTCTACGAGAAGTACGCCATCCCGTCGGCGACCCTGCGGGACCGCATCCGCCACGTGGTGCAGTCCGCCTTCAACGGCCGGCGCATCGTGATCTTCTCCGGCGGCGAGGCCAAGGGCACCGAGGAGGTGCTCGCCGAGGTGCGCGAGATCGCCGCCGGCGGAGGCTTCGGGAGCATCATGGGTCGCAACGCCTTCCAGCGGCCGAAGAAGGACGCGCTTGAGCTGCTGGCCGCCGTCATGGCCATCCACGCCGGGGCCTGA
- a CDS encoding OsmC family protein, which yields MGKHQVRIAWNRGEAAFVDSRYSRAHEWVFDGGARVPASSSPLVVPPPMSDPAHVDPEEALVAAASSCHMLWFLSIAAGKGFVVDAYVDEAVGIMGRNPLGKVAMTRIALRPEITFSGQAPTARQLRELHEASHECCMIANSLITEIVVEEPVRLP from the coding sequence ATGGGCAAGCATCAGGTGCGCATCGCCTGGAACCGCGGTGAGGCGGCCTTCGTGGATTCGCGGTACAGCCGGGCCCACGAGTGGGTCTTCGACGGCGGTGCCCGGGTGCCGGCCTCCTCCTCCCCCCTCGTGGTGCCGCCGCCCATGTCGGACCCCGCCCACGTGGACCCCGAAGAGGCCCTGGTGGCGGCCGCGAGCAGCTGCCACATGCTCTGGTTCCTCTCCATCGCCGCCGGCAAGGGCTTCGTGGTGGACGCCTACGTGGACGAGGCGGTGGGGATCATGGGCCGCAACCCCCTGGGGAAGGTGGCCATGACGCGCATCGCGCTGCGTCCCGAGATCACCTTCTCGGGACAGGCGCCCACGGCCCGGCAGCTGAGGGAACTCCATGAGGCCTCCCACGAGTGCTGCATGATCGCCAATTCCCTCATCACCGAGATCGTGGTGGAGGAACCCGTCAGGCTACCTTGA
- the nrfH gene encoding cytochrome c nitrite reductase small subunit → MPWRTWPWYDRIATPPPEDFHVKAKSSVIVLGLAIPILLGVFFGSGVYTFVAANGTSYLSDKPAVCTNCHVMQENYDGWLHGSHHAVATCNDCHLPHDNVVHKFYVKAANGWHHSQAFTVGGYPDPIRIKPGNAAVLEANCVRCHAGLTGDITAHGTLGVPTDPARRADLFGCVRCHPGVGHGN, encoded by the coding sequence ATGCCCTGGCGGACCTGGCCCTGGTATGATCGCATCGCGACCCCCCCACCCGAGGATTTCCACGTGAAAGCCAAGAGCTCCGTCATCGTTCTGGGTCTGGCCATCCCGATTCTCCTCGGGGTGTTCTTCGGGTCCGGCGTCTACACCTTCGTCGCGGCCAACGGGACGTCGTACCTCTCCGACAAGCCGGCGGTGTGCACCAACTGCCACGTCATGCAGGAGAACTACGACGGGTGGCTTCACGGGTCCCACCACGCGGTGGCCACGTGCAACGACTGCCACCTGCCCCACGACAACGTCGTGCACAAGTTCTACGTGAAGGCCGCCAACGGCTGGCACCACTCCCAGGCCTTCACCGTGGGCGGCTATCCCGACCCCATCCGGATCAAGCCCGGCAACGCCGCGGTGCTGGAGGCCAACTGCGTGCGCTGCCACGCGGGCCTCACGGGCGACATCACGGCCCACGGCACCCTCGGGGTGCCCACGGACCCCGCGCGCAGGGCCGACCTTTTCGGCTGCGTCCGCTGCCATCCCGGCGTGGGCCATGGCAACTGA
- the fbaA gene encoding class II fructose-bisphosphate aldolase — MPVVTPAQYLTMLDKAQQGKYAYAAFNVTSTETANAVLLGLKTAKADGIVQISTGGAEFMSGLGVKSMAYGAIALAQYVHYMAQHYEVNVALHTDHCHPKYLETFVLPLIAETERRRAAGQGNLFNAHMFDGSELPLDENIRRSAELLKRCAASEIILEVETGVVGGEEDGHDTSGVPKDKLYTTPEDMVEVHRALSPLGRYLLAATFGNVHGVYKPGNVVLRPEILRDGQAAIDKAFPGQRSRLVFHGGSGSSLAEIHATLDYGVVKMNVDTDTQYAFTRAIAGHMFKNYDGVLKIDGEVGDKKAYDPRPYMKKAEQSMADRVVRACEDLRSAGKTLGQI, encoded by the coding sequence ATGCCGGTTGTCACCCCCGCCCAATACCTCACGATGCTCGACAAGGCGCAGCAAGGGAAGTACGCCTACGCGGCCTTCAACGTCACCTCCACCGAGACCGCCAACGCGGTCCTCCTCGGCCTCAAGACCGCCAAGGCCGACGGCATCGTCCAGATCTCGACCGGCGGCGCCGAGTTCATGAGCGGCCTGGGCGTCAAGAGCATGGCCTACGGAGCCATCGCCCTGGCCCAGTACGTCCACTACATGGCCCAGCACTACGAAGTGAACGTGGCCCTGCACACGGACCACTGCCACCCCAAGTACCTCGAGACCTTCGTGCTCCCCCTCATCGCCGAGACCGAGCGCCGCCGTGCCGCGGGCCAGGGCAACCTCTTCAACGCCCACATGTTCGACGGCTCCGAGCTGCCCCTGGACGAGAACATCCGGCGCTCCGCGGAACTCCTGAAGCGGTGCGCCGCCAGCGAGATCATCCTGGAGGTGGAGACCGGCGTCGTGGGCGGCGAGGAGGACGGCCACGACACCAGCGGCGTCCCCAAGGACAAGCTCTACACCACCCCCGAGGACATGGTGGAAGTGCACAGGGCCCTGTCCCCCCTGGGCAGGTACCTTCTGGCCGCCACCTTCGGCAACGTGCACGGCGTCTACAAGCCCGGCAACGTCGTCCTGCGCCCCGAGATCCTCCGGGACGGCCAGGCCGCCATCGACAAGGCCTTCCCCGGCCAGCGCAGCCGCCTCGTCTTCCACGGCGGCTCCGGCTCGAGCCTGGCCGAGATCCACGCCACCCTGGACTACGGCGTGGTGAAGATGAACGTGGACACCGACACCCAGTACGCCTTCACCCGCGCCATCGCCGGCCACATGTTCAAGAACTACGACGGCGTCCTGAAGATCGACGGCGAAGTGGGCGACAAGAAGGCCTACGATCCCCGCCCCTACATGAAGAAGGCCGAGCAGAGCATGGCCGACCGCGTCGTCCGCGCCTGCGAGGACCTGCGCAGCGCCGGGAAGACCCTGGGCCAGATCTAG